The genomic interval ACAATCAAATATGTTATGATGACTAATCCACCGTTTAAACATTGCTTGTAGGGGTATAATAACGCTTAATCATTGACATCTGACTAAGTCAACACTCCTTCATTGTTTTCCAATATATCTCCCAATCATTGACAATTATGAAACTAAGTTGTTGAGTTAGCTTAGTGTTGAGTCTTACCTGTGTTCTACTTTCCTGGTTGTCCTCATCGGAGCCCTTCTGTTCCTCCTCTCCTTTACCAGACCCCTTTTCTTCGTCATCTGAGCTGATGTCATCAGCATCACCAAACAAGTCATCCACAGTAGctacatatataaaacaaaatcaatgtGCTAAACAGTGCATCAttattatgaaatgttatgatgtaaataaacaaataatacatcTTGTTAGATCCACCAAAACATGTCTTGCAAAATGTCATAGTAAGCACCCAGGGGTCTCACTGGGATTTTAAAACAGGAGTCCTTGGACTCCTAActaggaaaaagtaggagtcctAAAGAAAAAAAATAGGAGTCCCAATAAATATTGCACACTTCTTCAAATTTTCAACATACAAtccatttacatgtaaataaagaatgaacataaaataatacatagtATTATTGTTGGTTTCATTATTAAAACCCAAAATACAAAATTTACGGTACATTAAGAATCCCACTCCATAGGTTCTCTGTATTGTAACTTAAATCAAAAATCATGtagaaatacataaaataaacaactctTTAAAGGCAAGTGAGCAAAAAAGtgcttaatttattttcaaacacaCCTCACTTATTaactttttttgtaaacaaaacattatcattacCTTGCAATCATATTTGcatttgaaacaacaataaaaccagttGAATACAAAAGTCTTTGACAATCACAACAGTGTTACCAGATGACAACAATTGAAGCTATGccgaaaacaagagctgtcagaggacggCGCGCTCGCCTATTCAAGTGCTTggcagtataacgtaagccatcatggggaaattgttcatattcaataattgattagacgatctttcaaaaataaacaagggctgtttgtaaaacatgcatgccccccatatgggctgtcagttgtagtggcagccattgtgtgaatacgttttttgtcactgtgaccttgacctttgacctaatgtaagttatcatccggaaaccattgtactatttcgagtcactgtgaccttgacctttgacctagtgacctgaaaatcaataggggtcatctgccagtcatgatcaagggaggagtgagaggggggtataatgtggggtgtggtaatttattagatgtttaaaaaaaaaaaaaaaaaaaaaatgagggggggggggggggcgggggggtaggggggagtgagaggggggtataatgtggggtgtggtcatttattaaatgtttaaaaaaaatggggggggggggccggggggaggggggggggtaggggggttagAGGGgttagagggggtataatgtggggtgtggtaatttattagatgtttaaaaaaaaaaaaaatttggggggggggggggtggggggtgagaggggggtataatgtggggtggggtaatttattagatgtttaaaatgtataaaaaaaaatatttttttttttgggtgggggggtgagaggggttataatgtggggtgtggtaatttataacatgtttaaaaaaaaaatggggggggggagggggtaggggggtggggggaaggggttgagagggggtataatgtggggggtgGTTAttaataagatgttttaaaaaaaaattggggggggggtgggggggtgagagggggtataatgtggggtgtggtaattaattagatgttaaaaaaaaaaattgggggggggggtgggggggtaggggggggtaggggggagtgagagggggtttaatgtggtgtgtagtaatttataagatgtttaaaaaaaaattgggatggggtggggggtaggggggtggggatgagaggggggataatgtggggtgtggtaatttattagatgtttaaacaaaatcatttaatttttttttttgggggggggtgggggggtagggggggtgggtggggtgagagggggggttataatgtggggtgtggtaatttattagatgtttaaaaaaattggggggggggggggatgagaggaaggtataatgtggggtgtggtaatttattagatgtttaaaaaaaatatttattttttttgggggggtaggggggagtgagaggggggtataatgtggtgtgtggtaatttattagatgtgttacaaaaaaaattgggtgggggtgagagggggcaggctttttccgccctatgccatgggtctgaaattcggccccattcccaatgcaaatctggttgtttttttcccaattaaaaaaaaaatcccaattccaaaaagaaaaaaaaaaataataatttttttttttgtaccttaaaatatataagttaacctgatccggtgtagaaaatagaaagtgttgcataatttaattatctgtgaccttgaatttgtttttaaaactgtaaaatatgttaatgattatttaagactttcctgattttcctcaaaatctggcgctttgaacaatttttttcacctcaaaaaaggccaggccttttccccaaattcagattacacaagggacaaaattgtcacaaaaccaggttttcattgtgaaaaaaaaatgtgataaagggagaaaactcaaactgaacttttgaaatgaacaaacaaaattaaccccctttgtaagtttgtttttaaaaaaaaactatttttagtcgtggcgaccttgacattggagatattgacgtgattctttcgtgcgacacaccgtcccatgatggtgaacaaatgtgccaaatgattttaaaatctcacaatgaatgacatagttatggccaggacaagctcatttatggccatttttgacctttgaactcaaagggtgaccttgaccttggagatatcgacgtaattatttcgcgcgacacaacgtccaatgatggtgaacaaatgtgccaaatgattttataatctgacaatgaacgacattatatattagttatggcccggacaagcttgttccgcccgcccgccagccagcccgcccgcattcgccaatctaataaccagttttttccttcggaaaacctggttaaaaacctgcacttatctcacatgttcataatgctttgtaaaattttaataataagttatcaaaatagtcattatttgccagttaacggcttctttgaaatataagaaacactatttacatgcgataatttttcccaattgagccaattttgcgaatattttttcccaaaatgggtgttttcacgacgcgaaattcccaaatttCCAGTGtagcgtattcccaaaatggagcggaaaaagcctggggggtataatgtgggttgtggtaataTATTAgatgtttacaaaacaaaaaattttttgggtgtaggggggggtagggggggtaggggggagtaagAGGgcggtataatgtggggtgtggttattaataagatgttaaaaaaaaaattggttggggggggggggggggggtgggggggggtggggggtgggggttgggggtaggggggttgggggTTGAGAgaggggtaatttattagatgtttaaaaaccaattattttttttggggggggtgggggtgggggagtGGAGGGGGGTATCTGTGTGGTTGTGTAAtttatagatgtttaaaaaaaattgggggggggggtggtggtaGGGGGGATGGTTGGTggtgaggggggtataatgtgggtggggtaatttattcaattaagaaaaaattggggggggggggggggggggggggtggggggggggtaggggggagtgagagggggtataatgtggggtgtgtgtaatttattagatgttaaaaaaaaattaagggggggtggggggggggggtggggggtgggtgtagaggggggtataatgtgggtgtggttaTTTTTagatgatgtttttaaaaaaaaattgggggtgaggttgggggggaagggattctggtatgggcgtggggtattgtttgggtggaatccattgtggtattcaggtaagtgttgttttgtcaaagtaataataaaatgtgatcataaaaaataacaaatgatctcacactgacatgaacaaatatccttctatttattaaacatgaaatttaaacttattgcatttgtttcccctgtatataagaaagatataatagtgtattacctcccctgtcatgcttatatttatattaatcaacaaaattaaacattaacacaatatttaatatacaaaaaatctcatattctgatatttttactgatccactttattttactcaaaggatgatgtttcattggactgataattatagatttaggattacagaccagttgcttcagttatattgttcagagtttgccctgttggacgcgtatgcattcttgagttatcatccaaaaaccattttactatttcgggtcatggaccttgacctttgaccaagtgacctcaaaatcaataggggtcatctgcgagtcatgatcaatgtacctatgacgttttatgatcctaggcccaagcgttcttgagttatcatccggaaaccacctggtgtacggaccgaccgacatgagcaaagcaatataccccctcttcttcgaaggggggcataaaaaaggaaaaaaaaataatttgggggggggggggggaggtagggggttgagagggggggtataatgtggggtgtggtaatttattagatgatgtttaaaaaaaaatgttgttgtttttttttttgggggggggtggggtgaagttgggtaggggggtgggggatgagaggggggtataatgtggggtgtgtaaTTTATAAggtgatgttaaaaaaataataatatttttttttttgggggggggggggggggggggttagggggaggtgagaggggggtataatgtggggtgtggtaatttataagatgatgtttaaataaaaataaaaatttggtgggggtgggggggtaggggggggagagtaggggggggtaggggggtggggggtgagagggggaataatgtggggtgtggtaatttataagatgatgtttaaaaaaaaatgggagggtgaggttgggggggggaagggattctcaTAGGGgcttggggtattgtttgggtggaatccattgtggtattcaggtaagtgttgttttgtcaaagaaacaataaaatctgatcatatataaggaagttatggcaatttaagcaaaatgtttaattatctacgtgtaaaaggggccataattatgtcaaaatgcttgatgcagtggtctgctcttgtttataggttatggtcatgttggtaaacaagtatgcaacatataaaagcaatatgtcaaaggatataggaaatatttgtggtagtacgcaaactataacacagatttatcaataatatgcatattctaagtttaaaaggggcaataattatgacaaatgcttgagtgagttgtctgctcttgtttataggttggggtgattttggtaaacaagtatgcaaaatataaaagcaatatgtcaagggacaatgaaaataaatggggtagtacggaaactttaacatttgctgcatattctaagtggaaaaggggccataattatgacaaaatgcttgatagagttgtctgctcttgtttattggttggggtcatgttggtaaacaagtatgcaaaatatgaaagcaatatgtcaagggacaaagaaaatatttggggtagtacgaaaacttaaacatttgcacgcagacgccggggtgagtaggatagctccactatatatatttcacatataatagtcgagctttaAAATGCAAGTTGTGAATGGTATTAGCAGATatcaaaggtctttgatgtgtGGCCGAGTTGGGGCAAGTTTCTAGGAAGTTAAAACTGTAAATTTGTAACAAATCAGAAAGTGGTCCTTTCAAACAGCATTAATAAATACTACATTAGTGGAAGCATGCTCATACTGTCAGATAAAGCATTATTGCTTAGCTTCCTATAGGATGGGATGAGAGAAAACTATTGAACAATTTAGAAACATTGCATTTGATTAATTGGATTTTAAACAGGTGTGAGGAAATAAATTGGCTTGAGTTTAAATAGGTTTCTTAACAGGTTTATTTGTTAATGGATTGATTTGAAAACCCAGTTATGCAAAAAGGTTGGTCCTGGGGACTCTCAATTGGTTTCCCATAAGCGTCATTATTCAAATTTATGCATACAAATACGCTTGATTAAGCGTTTCCCAGAGCCCTGTCACCATTCTATATAAATTTAAAACCAAAAGTGCTCTCTACAGTACATCTTACCTTGCACTTTGTTTTCATCAGTTTCCATGTCTGACAGGCCATCATCACtatgtgaaacaactttttccTTCCCAATAATTGAGTCGTCCGAATCAGATTCTACAAAGCCAAGTCACTGATCAGTGTcattaaacttaattaaaaaatcaCAGACATAAAGCACTAGACATTTGGTCATGCGGTCATATTACTTTGAACTATAAATTAACAGCATTTTAAGACAGCCTTACCAATGGCAGCCTTTTTACTGCCTCTGCCACTTCTGTCACTGTGAGCTGGGCTATGAGACCTGCTGCTGTGTTGGCTTCCAGCTGGACTGTGGGGTCCACTCCTTTGACTGGCTGGACTCTGTGAGTGGCTTCTATTGCTGTGTGCTGGACTCTTTGAAACACTCCTTGTGGGACTGCCTGATCCACTTCTGTCCCTCTGTGCAGGGCTGTCCGACCTACTACGATCTGATCGATGCCTATCACTTTTAGGACTGCCAGAACCACTTCTATTGCTGTGTGGGCTTCCTGATCTGCTTCGTCTACTGGCAGGACTGCCACTTTGGGCTGGACTTCCTGACCGACTTCGAGCAGGACTTGCAGATCTGGCAGGTGGACTTCTTCCAGCTGAACTGCCAAATCTACTATGTGCAGGGCTAGCTGAACCTTCCCTACTGGCAGGTGGACTACCAGACCTACTTCTTCCAGCAGGACTGCCAGATCTACTATGTGCAGGGCTAGCTGAACCTTCCCTACTGGCAGGTGGACTACCAGACCTTCTTTTTCCAGCAGGACTGCCAGATCTACTATGTGCAGGGCTAGCTGAACCTTCCCTACTGGCAGGTGGACTACCAGACCTACTTCTTCCAGGGCTTGCTGAACCATCCCTACTGCCTGCAGGACTAGCAGATCCTTCTCTACTGGCAGACTGACTGCCTGATCTTCTTCTTGCAGAACTATCATGGCTGTGTATTGGTGAATCATTTTGTGGGCTGGCTGAACCTCTCCTTACCCTGAATAATGCAATTATCATTAGCAATTTAGCAGACCTTTGTAAATGGCACTGAGCACATTTAAGTTTTGATATAATAATTTGCACACACAAGATTATGACTAGCCTCTTTTCCTATATATTCAGCCACTTAAGAttgaaatttactttttatatactATGATAACAATTTGTACACAAGTGAGAgattcaatttaatttttatgtttatacaacaaaaaaaggcaaaataatttacatatcCATATTATTTCCTTAATATCAGGCAAACTCAAGAAAGGAActctagcaaccttgatttgttggTATCTTTTCTATCAATCATTTTGGTCATCATATTGATAGGAAAACACTTATCTTTTgcattaatttttatatatttattgcctCTGGAAAGAAAGACATGCTtttgtacatgaagtctaattttgtcAAGCCTTTAATCAGCACAAAGGGGTTTCACGAaatacaaagaaatgtttatttttggctagaatttatttatttttacatgaatAATAAGACCTGGCCATGCTTGTCTGATATGCGCATCATgatatctcttatcagtggattatctattaCCCAATGTGGTGTTTATTGAGATTACAAGTGTAAGTAGGTACCGATTGCTTTTTGAAAGCAGGTAATATTGATACACAATGTTTAGCTTTATGTTTCTGAGTGATTTACCTAGCCTGAAACCAGGAATTTAGaaagtgaatttgtaaaaaaagggtattttttttcaatcgccaatttcaataaaatcttatttttaattgtCAACCAAGAATTGTAATGGCTAAGTGCGATTTAGGCGATCGATCACGCTAAAGTAGATTATCAAAATTGAGAAGGCTTATGTGTATGCCTATTTTTCAGGAAACCTGGATTAGGTGTTTGGTTTGGCAAACCTACTCATACCGGCGGACCAGGTTTAATTACTGAAACTTACAGGTTTGTATATCTATCAAAGAAGTAGCAGGTCTTTCCGTGGTATCAGCCCCcttaatgaatacatatgaattttggaaatgaacaaatacaaaaacatgcatgttttatatgtcaatataaagttaaatgtgtattctttcaCTTAACAACGAAACTGTATTTAAATCGGCCATGTTTTGACAAATACTGGTTAGACTTAGCTCCCTTTACTTATCTGTTTCATCTACACCTTGTCTCATTGTATCGTCACTTCTGACTGGttgttaagatttgttactatgtacgcgtgcttgttctaaaaatagttACTTAATGGAAACTcgaaactcttgctcattttgtttttaaaatatttttacacttTATTGAAAAATAAGCGGCAGGCATATAACACATTTGATAAAGCTGCTATTAATCCATTAACAAACTACTTACTTTTGAGTGACGTAATtttaaaatcatagcatcaccctgttTATACATGACCCACTATCCAATGAataccggaaatcatgagaatgattgtTGTAATAGTCattgataaccatcaaataaattacaacttctaaaaattgagAAACATTAATTTTCCAGCACTTTATGAAGGTTTTTCGTTAAAGGGAtgatactatgaggagggccgatactatctACCTGTCAAtgatacccgcaaggggagtaagacagtatagatagatagatataaaAGGGATAATAGTTACATGGGTGATAACTGGTGCTGTGGACTTGGAGATCTTGAATGGGGACCCGGACTTCCTGAAAACAaagtattgtttaacatgttaaaaataaTGGTCAATGTCGGTTGACAGTGAAAATCGCGGGTTTACAAACAATGTACAAAGTAAATCAACATTTCCCAAGATTTATCCGGATACATCATCTCCGAATAATACGCTAGTATAACAACCACGTCTTTCACCATTGAATTCAcaaataatataatctgcaaTAAGCAATCCATGTAAAATTAAGAAGTAGTATAAtacataacaaaaaataaataataattgtaaattaaatattaaccTGCACTCTCAGAATCGCTTCCTCCAAATAAATTTTCATCCGCCATCTTTTAAGGCTACATACAACCGTGTACACAAATTGCAGATTAAATCTCATCACTCCTCCTCAATCTCCGCGCATAGTTGTCGTTACATGCTAACACATACAAGCTATGCTTGTTAgtaaaatctctgcgcggaggctGACTTCTCCTGTATTTTTCCCCACAATTTTATGAATGAATCTCGCATCTATCAAATTGACAGCTATAAATTTTTGTCACAAACTAATAATCACATTCTTAACAACCATCGGATATCATAAAACACGTACCTATTAAACTTGTTAAGATTTATTCATATCCCAAAAAACTGCGTGCAATTTACTGTATAACTTAATTTATCTATTTGAAATGGGAATTGTGTATATATTCGTATGTTGTTACCTCATTCAAAACATtgccataaaatttaaaaatatacacatttccgCAATGAACGTACCGCTTAGAAAAAGCAAACCCACTTAACAGGGAGTATACTTTATATATGTAAACAGGGTAGTGTTTGTTTCCCGATCCTTTCAGTAAGGTATTTTTGATGATAAATGTTATGATAATagaaatatttagtgtttttttttccaataattgaACAGCCAGTGATCtactaatattaaacattttataaagtgTTTTTATAGAATTTTGGAATAgttagtattttatataaaaa from Dreissena polymorpha isolate Duluth1 chromosome 1, UMN_Dpol_1.0, whole genome shotgun sequence carries:
- the LOC127839430 gene encoding RNA polymerase-associated protein LEO1-like isoform X1; the encoded protein is MADENLFGGSDSESAGSPGPHSRSPSPQHQLSPMVRRGSASPQNDSPIHSHDSSARRRSGSQSASREGSASPAGSRDGSASPGRSRSGSPPASREGSASPAHSRSGSPAGKRRSGSPPASREGSASPAHSRSGSPAGRSRSGSPPASREGSASPAHSRFGSSAGRSPPARSASPARSRSGSPAQSGSPASRRSRSGSPHSNRSGSGSPKSDRHRSDRSRSDSPAQRDRSGSGSPTRSVSKSPAHSNRSHSQSPASQRSGPHSPAGSQHSSRSHSPAHSDRSGRGSKKAAIESDSDDSIIGKEKVVSHSDDGLSDMETDENKVQATVDDLFGDADDISSDDEEKGSGKGEEEQKGSDEDNQESRTQRPMIEGSDEEKEAEPVETRIEVEIPRIKTDLGKAVHYVKLPNFLSVETRPFDEQTYEDEIDEDEVLDEEGRTRMKLKVENTIRWRSLKDEDGNDLKDELGQVKKESNARVVRWSDGSMSLHLGDEIFDIHTMPIQGDFNHLFVRQGTGLQGQSIFKTKLSFRPHSTESFTHRKMTLSLADRSTKKQKVKILPISGHDPESQRSEMIKKEEERLRASVKRESQKRRVRERAHAKGLSGGYLEGYDDDEEEEGISIAAIKNKYKAGNRKDRQHIYSSDSEEGMDSDKEDMGARRLMKAKKVISDDEDSGADSTPKKKRARVMESDEEEGGAGSDVETGAKAGSGSGSD